The sequence AATTGATAACTGAGCTGAGTCCATGGGCCATAAATACGCAGCGGGATATCCGTATTTTGCAGCATCTTGACCAAGCTATCTTGCCCGCTCCAGCCTTGCATCACTCGCACAGACAGATTCATGTCACATTGCCGCGCGGGCAAATTGAGTTCTCCGGCACCTTTAATAGATATCAATGCGGAATCAGCACTGAGATTACTGACATTCATCGCCCCTCGACTCAAGGCCAAATTCGCTTGCAGTTGCTTAACTTCAGTATAGCGATCATATCTGTCTTGACCTTTCACATCACTGGAACTACGAGTGACAGCTTGCTGAATAAGTTGCTGAATATTCAGCCCCTCCAGCCTCGCATCATTCATACTGAACTGCGCATTACCTTTCCAGCGATGGTTGAATGCCTCAACATTAACACCCTCTCCAGACAGTTGCGCTTTCATGGAGAATTTACCGGTCATCATCTGCGGTAAATCTGCTGCTGCCAATACCGGCCCTAATTCCATGTGATTTATCACTGGGTTTACAGTAGTGAGTACTTTCTTGCCCATAACATCCAGTGAACCTGGTAGTGAAAAATCACCGCCCAGCGCACTGCCCGTTAAACGGCTAATTTGCACATCACCTTGTTGGTTCGAGGCCTGTAAATTCAGTTGTGTCACTTTTATTGCGCGATACACCAAATTATTCGCCGTGAGTGTAATTTGCGCCTTAAAGTCACGTAATGCCTGTAAGTCCTGCCCGACATCATCATCAGCCTGAATAGCAATTACCGGCGCGGTCACGATAGCCTGTTTGGCACTGTCTTTATTACTGGTTGTGTTCTTAGATTCCCAACCGAAAATCGAATCCAAGTTGAGATTATCAGCAGCCAGATTAATAACATACTCAGGAACAGGGCCGAGAGTCGCTTTAGCACTCCCTGTAAGCTGGTTGTTATTTGCCGTAAAGCTCAGTTGATTGAGCAACAATTGCTGGAGATCACGCTGATAACTGGCTTGTAATGTCCCCTCGCCGCTCACCCCACCCACAGGAATATCCGCCCCTTCCAATTTATATGCAAATTGGCTGATATTCGCACTGAACTGCTCTGGGTAATGACTCATATCTGCGTCGGCAACCATGGAGAAAGTGACATCCCGCTGATTACGGTTAACACGGCTGGCGAGCGTGACATGAACTTGCCGTTGGGGGTCTTGGCTAAGCTCAAGATTAATATCACGGACATTCACTTGATCATTATCTGTCCGTTGCCAAATTAGCAGGCTGTCGACAACCTGAACTCTATTGATATCAAGTTTCCAAGCGCGATGTTCATCAACCGGTGCATTACCTGCAGGTGCGACCGGTGCCCCTGGTTGTTGTTGCGCTTCACTGTCAGGTGTTAGGCGGATAACCGCCCCTTTTAGCATCACCTGCTTAACATCAAGCTGGTGTGACAACAGTGGCCAAAGTTTGACATCAAGACGCATATTCTCTGCACTGACCACCGGCGCTGCTGCTCCGGGCGCGGTTAGCGCAGTTCGGCCAGCGATAATGCTAAGTTGTGGCCAAACATGCCAACGCAAATCCCCTTCCAATTGCAGATGATAGCCACTTTTTCTTTCGACCTGTTTGACCATGTAAGCGCGAAAGTCATTAGGATTTACTAGCAATACCAATGCGCTCATTCCTGCAACCAATACCACTAGCAGGATAATTAACGTCGTTAGTAATCGTCTCATGACATCCTCTTGTCTTATCGGGCTAAAAAGTCCAAACAGGCTAAAATCTCACTAAGAGAAGAAGTGGCTAGTCTTTGTCAATACGACTGGCTACAGCGCCTTGTTGACCACGATATTTGGCATCCTGACGGCTATTATAAGGACGGGCCGCAGGGCCGGAAAGTGGCTCAAAACTCAGCGCACCAATCAGCATTCCTGGGCGCAGTGCCAACGGCAGCTTACCTGAATTATAGAACTCCAGCACAATCTTGCCTTGCCAACCGGGATCAATTCGGTGTGCCGTCACATGAACCATCAACCCAAGGCGGGCCAATGAGGAACGACCATCAAGCCAACCGACCAGATCATCGGGGATAGTCACTGACTCCAACGTCACCGCTAACGCCAACTCCCCCGGGTGCAGGAAGAATGCCTCTCCTTCTGGCAGATTTATCTCATCACTCATGACCCGTTCTAGCGCGGCGCTAACTTCATCTTTCGGGCCGCTTAAGTCAATGAATGCCGCCGTGTGTCCAGTGAAAACACGAAACTGATTGCCTAAGCGAACATCGACCGTGGCACCATTGATACGTTCTACCGGTGGACGAGGATCAATACCTAATTTACCGCTGTCCAGCCAAGCTTCTATGTCACGATCGCACAGTCTCATTGCCAAAATCTCCATCAAAATTCACATGTTACAGCTTGCATACTACGAAAGCTGCCATATTAAGAAGCAAAGGTCCAGACGAACATTACTCAAAGAACTGACTGATTTTCGCTTTTAGAATATCGATCGCAATTCGGTTCTTGCCGCCGCGCGGAACAATAATGTCAGCATATTGTTTGGAAGGTTCTATAAATTGCAGAAACATTGGGCGCACTGTTTTTTGGTATTGTGCCATCACGGAGTCCATCGAGCGGCCGCGTTCATTCACATCACGCTTCATTCGGCGCATCAGACAGATATCCAATGGGGTGTCGACAAAGATAGAGAAGTTCATTTCTTGGCGCAAACGAAGATCAGTCAGCAGCAAAATACCTTCCAAAATAATGACTTTTTTAGGCTCTAAATGAATGGTTTCTTTTTTGCGCGTGTGCTCAGTGTAACTATAAAGCGGCAGTTCAATCGACTTACCTGCTTTCAGCGATTGCAAATGCTCCAGCAATAAGTTGTGGTCCATGGCGCTGGGGTGGTCATAGTTAGTTTTGACCCGCTCTTCCATTGACAGGTGACTCTGGTCTTTGTAATAACCATCTTCAGGGATGACACCAATATGTTGGTCACCGACCTGATCGCGCAATTCACGATACAAGGTGCTGGCGATAAGACTTTTACCGGAGGCAGAGGCACCGGCTATCCCAATAATGACGCACTGGTGTGCTTTGTCAGTCATAAAATTAAAGACCTGATTACGAAGTGT comes from Yersinia canariae and encodes:
- the asmA gene encoding outer membrane assembly protein AsmA, whose protein sequence is MRRLLTTLIILLVVLVAGMSALVLLVNPNDFRAYMVKQVERKSGYHLQLEGDLRWHVWPQLSIIAGRTALTAPGAAAPVVSAENMRLDVKLWPLLSHQLDVKQVMLKGAVIRLTPDSEAQQQPGAPVAPAGNAPVDEHRAWKLDINRVQVVDSLLIWQRTDNDQVNVRDINLELSQDPQRQVHVTLASRVNRNQRDVTFSMVADADMSHYPEQFSANISQFAYKLEGADIPVGGVSGEGTLQASYQRDLQQLLLNQLSFTANNNQLTGSAKATLGPVPEYVINLAADNLNLDSIFGWESKNTTSNKDSAKQAIVTAPVIAIQADDDVGQDLQALRDFKAQITLTANNLVYRAIKVTQLNLQASNQQGDVQISRLTGSALGGDFSLPGSLDVMGKKVLTTVNPVINHMELGPVLAAADLPQMMTGKFSMKAQLSGEGVNVEAFNHRWKGNAQFSMNDARLEGLNIQQLIQQAVTRSSSDVKGQDRYDRYTEVKQLQANLALSRGAMNVSNLSADSALISIKGAGELNLPARQCDMNLSVRVMQGWSGQDSLVKMLQNTDIPLRIYGPWTQLSYQLNVEQLLRNELQQRAKKALSDWAERNQQSRGSQDLKKLIDKL
- the udk gene encoding uridine kinase, whose amino-acid sequence is MTDKAHQCVIIGIAGASASGKSLIASTLYRELRDQVGDQHIGVIPEDGYYKDQSHLSMEERVKTNYDHPSAMDHNLLLEHLQSLKAGKSIELPLYSYTEHTRKKETIHLEPKKVIILEGILLLTDLRLRQEMNFSIFVDTPLDICLMRRMKRDVNERGRSMDSVMAQYQKTVRPMFLQFIEPSKQYADIIVPRGGKNRIAIDILKAKISQFFE
- the dcd gene encoding dCTP deaminase, with amino-acid sequence MRLCDRDIEAWLDSGKLGIDPRPPVERINGATVDVRLGNQFRVFTGHTAAFIDLSGPKDEVSAALERVMSDEINLPEGEAFFLHPGELALAVTLESVTIPDDLVGWLDGRSSLARLGLMVHVTAHRIDPGWQGKIVLEFYNSGKLPLALRPGMLIGALSFEPLSGPAARPYNSRQDAKYRGQQGAVASRIDKD